A genome region from Dreissena polymorpha isolate Duluth1 chromosome 16, UMN_Dpol_1.0, whole genome shotgun sequence includes the following:
- the LOC127861600 gene encoding uncharacterized protein LOC127861600, giving the protein MVKAYKCICCNKRAKPKDRRPLTDTVKNYLRRVFPALDPTDSDVICFQCRVKSYKNAPKPRQCSDNISNDPDYQPQPSTSRQPFSPLSITLQIPSTIRSHSRCFICKRPGPKLISLPADGRLSAFIDHNIIISADSRCCPSHVYEGTLTETALKDMKTITKTSQMNRTGVNDLLQKIRKLYQQQSRHLNFDNLSDADCQSLTKLNQAQFEDLYNHLFDKIKNTPNRSIKTSIGIFLCKLCSSMSNRLLSTIFGITKSSIRRAVSTVRHAFMRGFVPLYLGIDSVTRESLINEHTKPLAKKLFGNQEERLILVLDGTYIYINKSNNFQFQRRSFSLHKGRPLVKPMVVVTTTGHLLIIVGPYLSDGKNNDAAILNHMLKTNIDDIRGLLREGDVFVVDRGFRDALPLLKNLGINAKMPAIMQKGEKQLTTGEANASRLVTKSRRVVESANARIKRFKYLDHVMPNSQLPFIGDFVRIVCAISNKNFPPLSSPDQVEQDELIAEKMLQQNEKENELKTLVEEKGLARKKTIWRPIEDCEVQRFLRLSDEQLSELTLGVYQFCV; this is encoded by the exons ATGGTGAAAGCCTACAAATGCATTTGCTGTAATAAGCGTGCAAAACCAAAAGATCGTCGCCCATTGACTGACACTGTTAAAAACTATCTACGAAGGGTCTTTCCTGCTTTAGATCCAACAGACAGTgatgtcatttgttttcaatgtcgAGTCAAAAGCTACAAGAATGCCCCAAAGCCTAGGCAATGTTCAGACAACATCAGCAATGATCCGGACTACCAACCCCAACCATCTACATCCAGACAGCCATTTAGCCCATTATCA ATCACCCTGCAAATTCCATCAACCATAAGAAGCCATTCCAGATGTTTTATATGTAAGCGCCCAGGTCCAAAACTGATCTCATTGCCAGCAGACGGTCGTTTATCTGCCTTTATAGATCACAACATTATTATTTCCGCGGATTCCAGATGTTGTCCATCTCACGTCTATGAAGGGACATTGACCGAGACAGCTTTAAAGGATATGAAGACTATTACAAAAACATCTCAAATGAATAGAACAGGCGTCAACGACTTGTTACAAAAAATTAGAAAGCTTTACCAACAACAGTCAAGACATttgaattttgacaatttaagtGATGCAGATTGTCAGTCACTTACGAAGCTAAATCAAGCCCAGTTTGAAGATCTTTATAATCATCTTTTTGACAAGATAAAAAACACCCCAAATAGATCCATCAAAACCAGTATTGGCATATTCTTATGCAAACTGTGTTCCAGTATGTCCAACAGGCTGTTATCGACGATCTTTGGAATTACAAAGTCAAGTATACGCCGTGCAGTATCAACGGTAAGGCATGCATTCATGCGCGGTTTTGTGCCTCTGTATCTTGGCATTGACAGTGTCACTAGGGAATCGCTGATAAATGAACATACAAAGCCTTTAGCGAAGAAGCTGTTTGGAAACCAGGAAGAGAGGTTAATTCTTGTTTTGGATGGTACATACATCTACATCAATAAATCGAACAACTTTCAGTTTCAGCGCCGTTCATTTAGTTTGCATAAGGGAAGGCCATTAGTGAAGCCCATGGTAGTTGTCACAACAACTGGACATTTGCTGATAATAGTAGGCCCGTACTTGTCAGACGGCAAGAACAATGACGCAGCAATATTAAATCACATGTTGAAGACAAACATAGATGATATTAGGGGGCTTTTGAGAGAAGGGGATGTATTTGTTGTAGACCGAGGGTTCCGAGATGCGTTACCCCTGTTAAAGAACCTTGGCATTAATGCTAAAATGCCAGCCATTATGCAGAAAGGAGAAAAACAATTGACTACGGGAGAAGCGAATGCGAGTCGACTAGTAACGAAA AGCAGAAGGGTGGTCGAATCGGCAAACGCTAGAATCAAGAGATTCAAATATCTAGATCATGTGATGCCAAATAGCCAGCTGCCATTTATTGGTGACTTTGTTAGAATTGTTTGCGCCATCTCAAACAAAAACTTCCCCCCTCTAAGTTCCCCAGACCAAGTCGAACAAGATGAATTGATCGCCGAAAAGATGCTGcaacaaaatgaaaaagaaaacgaGCTGAAAACGTTAGTAGAAGAGAAAGGTCTTGCTAGGAAAAAGACAATTTGGCGGCCTATTGAAGATTGTGAAGTACAGAGATTTCTGCGTTTAAGTGATGAACAGCTAAGTGAACTAACACTTGGTGTTTACCAATTTTGCGTTTGA